atggatgcaaaaattcacaataagatactagtaaatccaattcaacagcatataaaaagaattattcaccatgatagagtgggattcattccttggctgcagggctagttcaccatttgcaaatcagtcaattgtgatacatcacattaatagaaaagaaaagaaaagaaaagaaaagaaaagaaaagaaaagaaaagaaccatttgatcctgtcaatcgaggcagagaaagcatttgacaaaattcagcatcctttcttaataaaaaccctcgagaaattcgggatagaaggaacaaacttaaacatcataaaggccatttatgaaaagcccacagctaacatcatcctcaatagagaaaaactgagagcttcccccctgaaatcaggaacatgacagggatgtccactgtcaccactgttgtttgacataatgttggaagttctagaatcagcaaacagacaacaaaatgaaatcaaaggcatcaaaattggcaaagacaaagtcaagctttcgctttttgcagatgacatgatattatacatggaaaacctgatagactccaccaaaagtctgctagaactgatacatgaattcaggaaagtcgcAGGATacgaaatcaatgtacagaaatcagtcgcattcttatacactaataatgaagcaacagaaagacaaataaagaaactgatcccattcacaattgcaccaagaagcataaaatacctaggaataaatctaaccaaagatgtaaaagatctgtatgctgaaaactatagaaagcttgtgaaagaaattgaagaagacataaagaaatggaaaaacattccgtgttcatggattggaagaaaaaacatttttaaaatgtcaatattacccaaagaattctacacattcagtgaaatacaaatcaaaatttcactggcattcttctcaaagcagaacaaaaataatcctaaaatttgtatgaaaccaaaaaagaccccgaatagccaaaataatattgaagaagaccaaagtgtgatgcatcacaatcccagactttagcctctaccagaaagctgtaatcatcaagacagcatcgtattgacacaaaaacagacacatagaccaatggaatagaatagagactccagaattggacccacaaaagtatggcaaactaatctttgacaaagcaggaaagaatatccaatggaaaaaaaagacagtctctttaacaaatggtgctgggagaactggatagcaacatgcagaagaatgaaactagatcactttcttacaccattcagaaaaataaactccaaatggatgaaggacctgaatgtgagacaggaaaccatcaaaaccctagaggagaaagcaggaaaaaacctctctgacctcagtcgaagcaatttcttacttgacttATTTCCAAAGgcgagggaattaaaagcaaaaatgaacacttggggcctcatgaagataaaatgcttctgcactgcaaaggaaacaatcaacacaactaaaaggccACCGatggagtgggaaaagatatttccaaatgacatattggatagagggctagtatctaaaatctgtaaagaactcaccaaactccacacccgaaaaacaaataatccagtgaagaaatgggcagaaaacatgagtagacacttctctaaagaagacatccggatggccaataggcacatgaaaagatgttcaacgtcactcctcatcagggaaatacaaatcaaaaccacactcagataccacctcacgccagtcagagtggctaaaatgaacaaatcaggagaccatagatgcgggagaggatgtggagaaattggaaccctcttgctctgctgctgggaatgcaaactggtgcagccactctggaaaacagtgtggaggttcctcaaaaaattaaaaatagatctaccctatgacccagcaatagcactgctaggaatttacccaagggatacaagaatgctgatgcatagggggcacttgtaccccaatgtttatagcagcactttcaacaatagccaaattatggaaagagcctaaatgtccatcaactgatgaatggataaagaaattgtggtttatatacacaatggaatactacttcgcaatgagaacgaatgaaatatggccttttgtagcaatatggatggaactggagagtgttctgctaagtgaaataagtcatacagagtaagacagataccatatgttttcaccttTTTGTGGACcctcagaaacttaacagaagaccatgggggaggggaagaaagaaaaaaattagagagggagagagccaaaccataagagacacttaaacactgagaataaactgagggttgatgggggtgagagggaggggagggcgagtaatgggcattgaggagagcaccttttgggatgagcattgggtgttgtatggaaacaaatttgacaaaaatgttcatatttaaaaaataaaaaatgttaaagaaaataaacacacctgtaaacataaataaataaataaataaataaataaataaataaataaaattaaaaaaaatatttttgctttttatgaaGAGAGACTAACTTGACATTCTGGTCCCAAAGTGAAGTTCAGTAATTGCTTGTGTTTCTTTGGgtcttgattttaatttattagtGTGAATAGATAACATTCtaataaaaatcaagttttattttcaagtagTATTGGGGaagttgttggggttttttgtttttgtttttgttttttgcatctaCTGTTTACTTTGAACAAATAAAGGCTTTCTGCAATTACtttatcagaaaataatatttgagacCATGGTATATTATTCCCCTGCATTCGAGAACAGTTTTTCTAAATACTGGGAGAAATCTCCATAGATGTTATTCAATCAGAATTTGTGTTTAACTCCTATATGCCTAAGgaccattctgattttttttggttttttaggcgtgtgtgtgtgtgtgtgtgtgtgtgtgtgtgtgtgtaaaaatatatacgtagaggttttcttttctttccttctttctttttttttaacattcactaaaacaaaaacagcatttAATAACCATGGATAAGCCCATGTTTCTGGAATAGCATCATTTTtagaaactttagaaataaatcaCTTTAAGTTAAATTGAAAATTCCTGAAGCTTTAACCTTTCAAGTTTTGTAACTAATTGGACAACTTAAATATAATGTAAACAATTTAAATTGGACAGTTTAAAAGCAGCCATATTAGTATCCATATCTAGATCTATAGTCATTTAAATACAAGTTTATTTGCAAGATccttgaaaggaaaatattatcaCTACCAACAACCTCCCCacccaaatgagaaaactaatcAAGTCCTGGTGTGTTTTATTTAGGTAAACAAAACTTAAATGGACATTAAAGGTTCCTCTTAGCACACCATTCCTTTTCAAGAAGTTGAAATCCCTGTGCTATATTGACTAAAAGGTCATGATTCATGAAATATCTAAGACTTCATTCATGGAAACCTAATAATAACCAGATGATTAGAGATGTTGGCAATTTAAGACCTGCTGgaataaatgggtaaacaaacttCTGTAATCTAAATTCTTGACCTGCATTTTTACTCTTTACCTCAACTCCTTCCTTACATGTAGGTTCAATCTTCTCAGTATTTGAGTTACTGGTTCAGCAGAAACCAGGAAAAATAACTTTGTAGTAATCAGAACGTTCTCCAACTGTATATattgtttactttattgtaaatacTGGTAAAcggtggtcaataaatatttttctattattttacaaaataaaataaagtaaaataaaataaatgaaataaagtaagataaaataaaataaaagttgtctCCTTTCATTTGAATATCAAGTCTTTTTTCAAAGTTAATGACATGAGTATCAATTACATATCATTCAAGCTATCAcaattatagtaataataattgtcAATTTGTAGGAATTTGCACTTGTCATAATCTTGCTGTGTCTATAGTTTGTTTTGATAactatttctttaattatatttaaataaataccttttttagTAACAACATATTTTATGATGAATCAGCTTTATTTTCACTCTATGAAACAGTGTGGGAAATATAGCTATTGGACTTCTTGGAACAATAGTATTGTAATtctgtatataaatttaaaatgcctaAAATTTAGTCCTTATAACTATTCTTCCCAACtttcagaaaattagaaaattaacagAATAGTTCAAAATTGGCTACTAGTCACTAGGCATATAAGATTCACAAGGGGAAAAACTAGTACAACAATCTCCacaatattatatttttgtatcttgagAGAATAGAAATGCCTAACATTTATAGAGTATCTCATGTAACCCATACAACAGCTTTAAAAGGTAGatataattataattgttttagGCTGAAGAAACGATGGCTTTTGAATGTTGTATAACTTGCCCAAATCATATCACTAACACATGATAGAACCAAATTCTCAAACACAGGCTGTTTGAAAACCAGCGATCTTTCTTACACACATAATATTGAGTCCTCTAAATCATATAAAAACCACTATTATTCTCTGATAATGTCATTAAGAGTCTACTATgttgtcatttattcatttctatctCCTCctttaaaaggcataaaaagaGTACTTCTGATTGAGATCTCCACTATACACCCAATGCATTCTGTGCTGTAGCCACACCAAACTCTGCAAGTACAGATAATCATGTTTAaataagttgatttttatttttcttatgcatATGAACATATCCTTTGGTTTTTGGAAGTCAGAAATACATCTTCAGGCTTTAACTGAGAGATACTTTCTTGATTATAATTTAAGTTCTCTATCTCTATAGAGCAGCCTGAGTACTGCTGTCTGATTTTCATCTCACTCTTAGTTTTAAGATATTAATCAATTTAGTGATATAGCTCTCATATTTGATATGacatttttcagtgttcttttctcATCCAGTTTAAGAACCTTGTATACCTTGAATACCCATATACTTCCAATTTGTTTTACAGCCATattgtttataattgttttagTATATTTGACTATTATCTTTAATGTGAATAAGTACTACAAATAGCAAAATTACAtcacttttttgtttctgtcaGGCTCTAAACCCCTGTcactaatttataataatatcagtgaatgagtaaaatatataatacGTGCTGTTGAATACCAGATATTAATACCACTTTCCttcaatatttgtttatacaTGGCTTGGGATAGAAAATCTGTAGTTGTGCTTCTAGTATTTactataaaacatataaatactATGAACATCTCATGTCTTTTGCATTACGTGAGCACCAGTGAATGCTATCATGTTATCAAAACCAACATAATGACTTCATGTATTTACAAGAATATGAGCTccttttcttagaaataaatctgtgagggttatacagtaaaaaaaaaagtttcattgtaGATAATGTCATATGTAGCATACCCTATTGAATACTTTTcagaatgtatttaatttaatttgtctCTTTTATAAATGCCTAAAGAGTATGCaattaaaaatttatcttaagGATTCTATATGCCCTTAAAGGAAAGTTTATGAAAAGACATATCTCCTTCTCTGTAAAAAGTCACTATCAATTTCTAAGTGGAAACTACCACCCAACATTCTTTGACTCTTTCCCAAGTATGATTTTATGTTTAGTgccaaaacataacaaaaatgtCTTTAAGACCTTGAGGAAATGGTAGAAGGAGgtcttcttttgttgctttttattttttttttctgcccatttacctagaaaacaatgacatttactgaattttttagTTCAGTTTTATTGGTAAATGTCTATATTTTCAGAATCATGTTCCAATGAGTTCATGATAGCTACAGAAATTGATCCTTGATAATATcagaaaaattttcaattttgacaTACATATCAAGCCAAAGAAAATTTTTGTCTCCAAGCATGGAGATGGTATAAATTACAGGGATTATATTCcagtaaataataaatagctCGTATTTCtggaagcaaaatgaaaaagataatgcAGATATGTGGTAACCAAACTTTCTAAAGTCAGTTTTATTTTGGACACATTGTGCCAATGAATTCCTGTTAAATGAGTTATCTCCTTAAAAATAAGCTCTCTGAATCTGAGTAGTATAGAAATAtaagatgatttttttcattttttatttgttaataagaaatataagataaaatctttcatttttttatttattaataagctCAAGATGACACCTACTTGAGCAGAAAATTTAGGATCATGGCCTCCTTTTGAAATACCAGTTAGCAATAATCTGTTgaataaaatggcattttttctTTGCACATATTTGTGTTGTAATGTGAATGTCAAGgtaaaactttattatttattttttatttttgctcatatttattcttttcctagCAGTTTCCAGAATTCAATTTGTAAGATATCTGAGTGATGACAAGATTGTGAGATTTAAAGAAGTGTCTCCAACTCTCATTGACAATCAAAAGTCacagcaaaagctaaaggaagaGCACAGCCAGAGCATTTCAGACCCAAACACATTCACAGATAACAAGTATCACAGAAACAGAAGGCACAAAATTTCTGTCTGTAAAAGTTGTTGCAACGACTATCAATTCCCACAAAATGTTCGGAGTTCCCAGTCTCAAATGAATCCTCTTAATCTTCTAAATGCTGAGGATTATACCTCCAAAGTCTCAGCACTTCTCTGCCACCCTATGTCCATGAGCCCTCAGTATGCTGTACACCCCAAGACTCACAGAAATAACACATATTCTTTAGACACTGGGGCTCCTGTATGTTCCAAATGTTTTATGAAAATCGGTAATTCTCCTTTTCATAAATGTCTTGTAAACTCTGATAATGATTCAGACCCTGATTCTTCTTTACATCTCCAAATTCCCTTGGATTCTAAATATTCTCTGAACCTCAAATCTATTAGATATCACAAGACTTCTCAGAATAACCCTTTATCTCGATCCCTGGATCCTAAGCATTCTGTGGGCTTTTGCTGTCCTTTACACCAGGAGGATTCTAAATATTCCTTGGGCTCAAGTTCTTATTTACATTGTGAAAGTTGCTCAGCTGTCCAAAATCACATAGGCTCTACTGCTACCCATACCTTTCCCATGAATCCTCAAAATACTATGAGCTCCCATAGTACACTTGGCCCAGACAATGTTATCAACACCAGCAATGTTCCTGGCCTTGAAAATGAGGGCATGTTTAACCTTACTGCTAAACTTGAAAATGAGGCCAAACCTGGCAATGATACTAAACTGATTACTGCTAGAAACCTCAAAGATAAGGCTAGTGCCAATTACGAGCCTCTTCTCAAATATGAGACAGAACATGAAGATGAGACAGACTCTGAAGATGAAAAAGattctgaaaaggaaatagaCCCTGAGGATGAAAACAACACCAAAGATAAGAAAGATCCCAAAGATAAGTCTGACCCTGATGACAGTGATTCCAAAGATAGCAATGCTGAACATAATGCAGACACAAACAGTGGATCTGATCCTGGTGGTGATGCTGACCCTACAAGTGGAGCTGATTCCAACGGTGATGGTGACTCTAACAATGGAACTGACTCCAACAATGAACCTGACTCTAACATTGATGATGCCACTAACAATGATGCTAATTCCAAATACAGCACTGATTCTGATGGGGGGAAACATACCATTAATTCAGACAATACCCCTGGCCTAGACAATTGTGTTGATCAGGACTGTACTGTTAACTTCAGCAATGGCACTAGTACAAACTCTACCTCTGTGCTGCAGAATGGAACTGGCCTGAACTACACTTCTTGTTCCAATAATGGTGCTGGCACTAGAAATGCCACTGGATCAGGCAATGACATTTGCCCCAACAATGGTACTAGCCCCAACAATAGACATGGCTCTAAAATCAATATATCTGGCCTCCAAAACAATGCCTCTGACCCCCAAAATATCGTATCATGTCCCAACAGCCCTGACTCCAGCAACAATGACTCCCGCCTCAAAATCAATGGTCCTGGCCTGAACGACAATAGCCCTGGCCCCAGTGACAATGGCTCTGGCCTTAAAATTGACCCTGGATCTAACTATAATGTCAGGCCTAGTAGTGCTATAAGCCACAATAGTGCTATTAGTTCTAACAAGGATGCTGACTCCAAGTATGATACAAAACCCACCATTGCTGCTGGACACAACTATGCAGTTGTCCCAAACTATGACTCAGACCATGACTGTGTCTCAAGATTTACCCATGCAGTAGGTTCTAGCTCTGTAGTCAACCCCAACTATATTGCCAAAAACAGTTATGCTGCCAGACACAGCTCTACAACTACTGCCAATGTCATTGACACTAGCAATACAACTAGTTGTAGTGGTGCTGTTAGCCCTAGCTATACTGCTGGCACCAACTGTGCCTCAGGCATTAACCATGACCTTAGATTGATTCATGCCTTTGATTCCAACTTTGTCACCAACTCCAACTATGATGCCACAAATATTCATAATGTTCATAATTCCACCAGTATAAGCAATATTAATAATCTGTCTGAGCCTGAATTAGAAATTGGTACCAGTTCCTCCATTCCTAATATTGTTTATGCTAACTCCCCCACTTTTGCTGCTGGCACAAACTATACTTCCACTCCCGAAAGTTTGATCACCTCTGAATTTTCTGATTCATCTAAGCTTGGTATAAATTATACAGTTGTTGATAACCACAAATTTGGTGCCTGCCTCAAGGACTCTTCTGGCTCCATGGATTCTTCTAGCTTTAATCATACCACTAAGTCCAAGGATGTCCTTGATGCCAAGGaagttggctttttaaaagatttgtccAGGATCCAGAATCCAATTGGTGTCAAGTATCCTGCCGATTTAAACTTTCACTCCAATTCAAGTATTCCACTCCCTATTTTTGACGTTATAGTAGAAGCTGAACCACCAGATGTTGTGAAGTTTGCTGTATCATCAGGGGCTGTGAATCTATTTTTTAAGGTAAGTTTATATAAATGTAgactttgattttcttctccatttcctaCAATTCATAGTGTTAGGTCACTGAACAGGACCAAAAagtcttccttttcaaaatttacttGAATATGTAAGCCATGGAAGAGAGGAGACAAGATGTCCagtattacttattttttgactCCTGTAGCCAGAAACATGGTTTTCCATTTGAAAGATACATGTGCTATACAGCTGGTAAATAGAAACATGGCTTTGATTGCACTGTGGCTGGCTCATATACTACCTCCATCAAGGGTACAAATAGCCAAGTATTGGTTTCATCCCTCTATTTGCATAAAGAGTAAAGTCAAATGAATCTTAAATACCACAAATCAAGACATTTGAAACTACTATCTCcaaaattcccattttataaggaAGCTGGCAAAAGTATtatattctaatttctaatttaaataaatataattttacttagttttttcaCATATTAAGAAGCAAAGAACCCTAAACTTTTTCTACTTTTGACTTAAAATTtgctttatcttattttcctcaaaataagtaacattatatttttaatctttatcaaatatttcttctagaACTCTGAATTGTATGCACAAACTAAGATTGCTATatgttttgaaaactatttttgaCACCATCAACTAATATTCATTCTGATGAAGCTATACCAACATACTGTCATTGAGACATAATTAAGTTGGTACACAATTGAATTTTAGTCTTATTAGACACcgtaaacaaatacatttaatttggATTGTAGTGTCTGTGTGCCTAAATGtgcaacttgaaaaaaattactttgttttctaatagatgtgtaattgaatataaatgtacatttcaaaataaaacatatattcttatagccaaaagaaagtacaaaattgGTATCTCTCTAGTGCTTTTACTTTAATAGAGaacaattttgtgatttttccaagAGAACCCCCTCTCTGGAAACAGTTGTAAATACCTAGTATAGTTGAATAACTCCACCTTATATAAATTTATGGGTAATGTCCaataagtaacaaaaataatattgttaagatacaagcctcaacaccagaaaaaaagagatactttTCCTAGTTGTTTTATACAAATGAACTTTTATAGTAGCATGAAAACTTTTgaagtatgtttattttatggCTTTGATGTTTTTGGATTAGTGAAAACATGGTTATCATAAGTTCTAGTTTACTAGTTAAGGAACACTTTGCAGTTTGAATCCTAGTATATAAGAATTGTTTCCTAAGTATGGGTATGTGAAACATATcatgttaattttaaatgaaaattacctTCAAAGTAAGgcatttccctctcccccaaaaataatcatgtttttcAAATAGAAGATGTACAGAAACAGAGAATTCTTCCCTCAGAGCCTTTGTATTTCCACATTTTCCTGGTTTATCACATCCTTTTCTATATCTCCATCACAAACAACTACAATGAGGATAATGGAGGTATGTTCcccattaaaacaatttaagaagTGAGAGAAGCtcattttaaaagctataaaacttttCTACTAACCATAAATGAATCAAACAACCAACTTAACATAAGAATATATAGTCAAGCCATTTGTACCAtcttcattcattatttcaatAGGCACTTAATAATTAAGCAGTGTAGAAGGCTcaaaaaatatgcaaagtaaAAAACATAGTGCCCTTTAAAGTGCTTTTAACCATTTTCTATCTTAATGGGAAAACAAGTGGCTATTGGAGAATAGAAACTAtgtgaagacaaataaaatgacaTCTCACTGAGTTTCAAGAATggttagaaaacattttcattgttcaGATCACATGTCACCAATGTATTAAAACAGTTGGAAATACGTGTGCATTAATTATTATACTGTGTTGAACTTTTCAGAAATAACCAAACAAGGTCACAACTCTTGAAACTATCTTCCTTTTTGTGAGGGTTAACATTGATTTCCATGGATAGTGGTTTTAGAACCATGTTATTAAAATCCTAGTATCATTTAATAAGTTATCTAGAAATTATTTACAATTCTGAAGAAACAATATGATTCCATATAAAATAGGAGTAATACCCTATCTTAAActttgaaaatagattttatttataaaaaatcatGCAAGTGTTTAATTAGTTGAAGCTCTTGACAGCATCCAATGTAGTTAATAAAAATTGCATTGGGGTCATAAAAGAAGTGGTAATCTctgatgtattatatatttaaaaaaataaaaaaatgattcagtAGTGATATGGAAGAAATTTTTCATATAGTATAGTCTACTATAACCAGAGTGTTTTAAATACAGAGGTATACAAGTCTTCTTAGTGACAGATGTCTGAACATATCAAATGTGTTATGCTTTTTGTACCAAAGTTCTCTTAAATTGGTGTTTCTAGTAATTGTCTCAAAATTAAgtcttttgtttataaatatcttGAATATTTGAGGAAGTCTACAGGTAAGTCTTGGTTCAGGAGAGGCTAAATTCATAGTATAATGTTATCAAATGGATTAACTGAAGTGGCCAgaagttttcatattttcatttcaaaatggtCCATGCAAgtgtatcatttcctttctgatcATAGAGCCATTAAGATACATAAAGAGGTTTAATTCTTCTGCTTAATATTCATTGAAGTAAATCTTGTTTAAACCTAACCTTTAggcatatttatgtatattttacca
The window above is part of the Panthera tigris isolate Pti1 chromosome X, P.tigris_Pti1_mat1.1, whole genome shotgun sequence genome. Proteins encoded here:
- the LOC102968110 gene encoding uncharacterized protein LOC102968110 isoform X5, translating into MESDMIDVCKSVNKICHYIFALPPDLTRTETQILAFLTPENKLSRMQVPITTTNSSSELIFSLQDVSPPIEIVPDKFEYFCPERLNTPSNEGAIVMSHDEGSKSETEASDTKISEISAGSLAYKSLQDLKIIESDTLLLESGSERCVIDSDSDRGIGLDSDLEQHSKDSDSIIWGMDSDSEKCLMDSNSVKHLQEAEKYQVASSSMKDLMESEQQLVGVEQCQMDSDSLKHWMDSDSEKCLADSDSEKYGLNSDSERPEMDSDSEKCPMASASVKHLLKAEKCQIASDSVKILMESPKMLRETKQHWMLSASERYVMDSDMDRDEMDLASASSVCLMGEEKHQEKIRSKRYIMESDSEPCEMDSDSERYGLASTAVKCVMDAKTFQFSTDTEGCWMDSWSERHTNDLDSESPEMVSDSVKHTVKAENCQRASDLESLWMGLRFESKRCWTDSERQKLDFDCGRCWDSSGRYQFRSERIQHSSGKCRDDPQKRWDSFERHQIDPNSGKYLADSENKRHKNEFESERLMMDMAKEQCLIFENKRLQTDEDKKRYLITSDSEQEHKIVFHNERHPVDSENEAQRLGARKKDNRPQGFWRPVFLSSPFSQRKRTEEQKSAQQIDNRAVSRIQFVRYLSDDKIVRFKEVSPTLIDNQKSQQKLKEEHSQSISDPNTFTDNKYHRNRRHKISVCKSCCNDYQFPQNVRSSQSQMNPLNLLNAEDYTSKVSALLCHPMSMSPQYAVHPKTHRNNTYSLDTGAPVCSKCFMKIGNSPFHKCLVNSDNDSDPDSSLHLQIPLDSKYSLNLKSIRYHKTSQNNPLSRSLDPKHSVGFCCPLHQEDSKYSLGSSSYLHCESCSAVQNHIGSTATHTFPMNPQNTMSSHSTLGPDNVINTSNVPGLENEGMFNLTAKLENEAKPGNDTKLITARNLKDKASANYEPLLKYETEHEDETDSEDEKDSEKEIDPEDENNTKDKKDPKDKSDPDDSDSKDSNAEHNADTNSGSDPGGDADPTSGADSNGDGDSNNGTDSNNEPDSNIDDATNNDANSKYSTDSDGGKHTINSDNTPGLDNCVDQDCTVNFSNGTSTNSTSVLQNGTGLNYTSCSNNGAGTRNATGSGNDICPNNGTSPNNRHGSKINISGLQNNASDPQNIVSCPNSPDSSNNDSRLKINGPGLNDNSPGPSDNGSGLKIDPGSNYNVRPSSAISHNSAISSNKDADSKYDTKPTIAAGHNYAVVPNYDSDHDCVSRFTHAVGSSSVVNPNYIAKNSYAARHSSTTTANVIDTSNTTSCSGAVSPSYTAGTNCASGINHDLRLIHAFDSNFVTNSNYDATNIHNVHNSTSISNINNLSEPELEIGTSSSIPNIVYANSPTFAAGTNYTSTPESLITSEFSDSSKLGINYTVVDNHKFGACLKDSSGSMDSSSFNHTTKSKDVLDAKEVGFLKDLSRIQNPIGVKYPADLNFHSNSSIPLPIFDVIVEAEPPDVVKFAVSSGAVNLFFKWETSFLGIFNLK
- the LOC102968110 gene encoding uncharacterized protein LOC102968110 isoform X4 produces the protein MPTTFKKQSEHLEHAIDCILVLISERRRARILHGINEQSPHNILTATLELINVVKMILNILERPPFDCMSEFSSLKSQLIKCITLLKHFSEQSYLSLEMESDMIDVCKSVNKICHYIFALPPDLTRTETQILAFLTPENKLSRMQVPITTTNSSSELIFSLQDVSPPIEIVPDKFEYFCPERLNTPSNEGAIVMSHDEGSKSETEASDTKISEISAGSLAYKSLQDLKIIESDTLLLESGSERCVIDSDSDRGIGLDSDLEQHSKDSDSIIWGMDSDSEKCLMDSNSVKHLQEAEKYQVASSSMKDLMESEQQLVGVEQCQMDSDSLKHWMDSDSEKCLADSDSEKYGLNSDSERPEMDSDSEKCPMASASVKHLLKAEKCQIASDSVKILMESPKMLRETKQHWMLSASERYVMDSDMDRDEMDLASASSVCLMGEEKHQEKIRSKRYIMESDSEPCEMDSDSERYGLASTAVKCVMDAKTFQFSTDTEGCWMDSWSERHTNDLDSESPEMVSDSVKHTVKAENCQRASDLESLWMGLRFESKRCWTDSERQKLDFDCGRCWDSSGRYQFRSERIQHSSGKCRDDPQKRWDSFERHQIDPNSGKYLADSENKRHKNEFESERLMMDMAKEQCLIFENKRLQTDEDKKRYLITSDSEQEHKIVFHNERHPVDSENEAQRLGARKKDNRPQGFWRPVFLSSPFSQRKRTEEQKSAQQIDNRAVSRIQFVRYLSDDKIVRFKEVSPTLIDNQKSQQKLKEEHSQSISDPNTFTDNKYHRNRRHKISVCKSCCNDYQFPQNVRSSQSQMNPLNLLNAEDYTSKVSALLCHPMSMSPQYAVHPKTHRNNTYSLDTGAPVCSKCFMKIGNSPFHKCLVNSDNDSDPDSSLHLQIPLDSKYSLNLKSIRYHKTSQNNPLSRSLDPKHSVGFCCPLHQEDSKYSLGSSSYLHCESCSAVQNHIGSTATHTFPMNPQNTMSSHSTLGPDNVINTSNVPGLENEGMFNLTAKLENEAKPGNDTKLITARNLKDKASANYEPLLKYETEHEDETDSEDEKDSEKEIDPEDENNTKDKKDPKDKSDPDDSDSKDSNAEHNADTNSGSDPGGDADPTSGADSNGDGDSNNGTDSNNEPDSNIDDATNNDANSKYSTDSDGGKHTINSDNTPGLDNCVDQDCTVNFSNGTSTNSTSVLQNGTGLNYTSCSNNGAGTRNATGSGNDICPNNGTSPNNRHGSKINISGLQNNASDPQNIVSCPNSPDSSNNDSRLKINGPGLNDNSPGPSDNGSGLKIDPGSNYNVRPSSAISHNSAISSNKDADSKYDTKPTIAAGHNYAVVPNYDSDHDCVSRFTHAVGSSSVVNPNYIAKNSYAARHSSTTTANVIDTSNTTSCSGAVSPSYTAGTNCASGINHDLRLIHAFDSNFVTNSNYDATNIHNVHNSTSISNINNLSEPELEIGTSSSIPNIVYANSPTFAAGTNYTSTPESLITSEFSDSSKLGINYTVVDNHKFGACLKDSSGSMDSSSFNHTTKSKDVLDAKEVGFLKDLSRIQNPIGVKYPADLNFHSNSSIPLPIFDVIVEAEPPDVVKFAVSSGAVNLFFKWETSFLGIFNLK